Proteins encoded within one genomic window of Anopheles gambiae chromosome 3, idAnoGambNW_F1_1, whole genome shotgun sequence:
- the LOC133393769 gene encoding transcription factor SPT20 homolog: MASKLAKLEQDTITNSLEIVHHKVRLLMEVWKMFFDEICYLDYLTSLPSSIEQFLGEIYCLTMNFCVRKTQRIRELQTKMFELRRVLSVGSDDPDDDWERGHMSLDRKLTQLQQRINTLTQQLNERKLLMEEYTREEIQLLSDLGEAAPPHEPLCANPDTGVLPDAQKMAQFADYLSRLRAEKVKRIVTRDKLQSEIRKKAQLLDWVPRKDRHRQLINEQTLIPSLSNLNELQHLDFVLSGLLERKQQQEQQQQQQQTQQNAKPLPAKKGKKQQQHQQQEGQKIEQNKEENPLPADGKERDQAQQKQQQQPPLPSATATNHATASNSGTPSPPPPPPSPASEVDLSAAGTSTTTPGDTTASSTASATAATGLFEQTIETYMRVEAVLGRPADRDKIIEEIFSRFRASINVWWERCLILPNERQQCKVLYTDQLDEDAFVAHIEQQKLLQSYYHENEAIFRLIYQWADQWNRAVQLQREQTAAEELAVVNERLAAIRKQLDSKCREFEQRCQVKFTMYGMPVMQVLQRCQAKGEKLKLPDSCKVKQAPAPPRTATTKAAASAARQQLSPETAVELSTMLKDLLSEQQQQHLLGGPIGSDESNHGTDEWQQQQQQADGDDAVVDEDEDDDEDEDDDDDEEEEEEDDDDEEEEEDDDDDEEDDDADGSSSSSDDGGEVNQKRDDELLEEAFASATAAVTTKTRMHSVNGHPAAS; encoded by the exons ATGGCGAGTAAACTAGCAAAGCTGGA GCAAGACACGATAACAAACTCTCTGGAGATCGTGCACCACAAGGTCCGGCTGCTGATGGAGGTGTGGAAGATGTTCTTCGACGAGATCTGCTACCTGGACTATCTGACCTCGCTCCCGTCCAGCATCGAACAGTTTCTGGGCGAGATCTACTGCCTCACGATGAACTTTTGCGTCCGCAAGACGCAGCGCATCCGGGAGCTGCAGACGAAAATGTTCGAGCTGCGGCGGGTGCTGAGCGTGGGCAGCGACGATCCGGACGATGACTGGGAGCGGGGCCACATGTCGCTCGATCGGAAGCTGACGCAGCTTCAGCAACGCATCAACACGCTCACCCAGCAGCTGAACGAGCGCAAGCTGCTGATGGAGGAGTACACGCGCGAGGAAATCCAGCTGCTGAGCG ATCTTGGCGAAGCCGCACCGCCCCACGAACCGCTGTGCGCCAATCCGGACACGGGCGTTCTGCCGGACGCGCAAAAGATGGCCCAGTTTGCGGACTACCTGAGCCGGTTGCGCGCCGAGAAGGTGAAGCGCATCGTGACGCGCGACAAGCTGCAGTCGGAGATCCGCAAGAAGGCCCAGCTGCTCGACTGGGTGCCGCGCAAGGACCGCCACCGGCAGCTGATCAACGAGCAGACGCTGATCCCGTCGCTTAGCAACCTGAACGAGCTGCAGCATCTGGACTTTGTGTTGTCGGGGCTGCTGGagcgcaagcagcagcaggaacagcagcagcaacagcagcaaacgcaaCAGAACGCAAAGCCGCTGCCAGCAAAGAAAGGcaaaaagcagcaacagcaccagcagcaagaaGGACAGAAAATCGAACAGAACAAAGAGGAAAACCCACTGCCAGCTGATGGGAAGGAGCGGGACCAAGCACAACagaaacaacagcagcagccaccgtTACCTTCCGCAACAGCGACGAATCATGCTACTGCATCGAACAGCGGCACAccgtcaccaccaccgccaccaccatcacccgcGTCGGAAGTCGACCTATCGGCAGCAGGCACCAGCACGACCACACCCGGCGATACCACGGCCTCGAGCACGGCCAGCGCCACTGCCGCCACCGGGCTGTTCGAGCAAACGATCGAAACGTACATGCGCGTTGAGGCGGTGCTGGGCCGACCGGCCGACCGGGACAAAATCATCGAGGAAATATTCAGCCGCTTCCGGGCGAGCATCAACGTGTGGTGGGAGCGGTGCCTGATCCTGCCGAACGAGCGGCAACAGTGCAAGGTGCTGTACACGGACCAGCTCGACGAGGACGCGTTCGTGGCGCACATCGAGCAGCAGAAGCTGCTCCAGAGCTACTACCACGAGAACGAGGCCATCTTTCGGCTGATCTACCAGTGGGCGGACCAGTGGAACCGGGCGGTGCAGCTGCAGCGCGAGCAAACGGCGGCCGAGGAGCTAGCGGTGGTGAACGAACGGCTGGCGGCGATCCGGAAGCAGCTGGATAGCAAGTGCCGGGAGTTTGAGCAGCGGTGTCAGGTAAAGTTCACCATGTACGGGATGCCGGTCATGCAGGTGCTGCAGCGGTGCCAGGCGAAGGGCGAGAAGCTGAAGCTCCCGGACAGCTGCAAGGTGAAGCAGGCGCCAGCACCGCCACGCACCGCCACGACGAAAGCTGCCGCCAGTGCCGCCCGCCAGCAGCTATCGCCCGAGACGGCGGTGGAGCTTAGCACGATGCTGAAGGATTTGCtgtcggagcagcagcagcagcatctgctGGGAGGGCCGATCGGGTCGGACGAATCCAACCACGGTACGGAtgagtggcagcagcagcagcagcaggcggatGGCGATGACGCTGTAGTCGACGAAGATGAAgacgacgatgaggatgaggatgatgacgacgatgaggaggaggaggaggaggacgatgatgacgaggaggaagaggaggatgatgatgatgatgaagaggaTGACGATGCCgatggtagcagcagcagcagtgacgATGGTGGCGAGGTGAACCAGAAGCGAGACGACGAGCTGCTGGAGGAAGCGTTCGCCTCGGCAACAGCGGCAGTCACGACC AAAACCCGTATGCATTCCGTAAACGGACACCCGGCAGCATCCTGA
- the LOC1271120 gene encoding protein regulator of cytokinesis 1, whose amino-acid sequence MESSSTAMDDDPFLTIHRQMQTICTAGFNRMRDLWDEMFDTNLCLAYAERLPDHMTAFFEEVYQESNQRRERFVEEIAELKQEALDLQRLLGEQQQGLPAGIESRPLFDQRAALDASLEQMRQKLSQRHEIIDEYLLEMETLCEELSEEPQTLSKDPLPTERELVEFRSYLDHLIAEKMQRQEDIGNLRREIKKLMSCLETVPITEEQQRLLNARKFPPTRENMHGLRMLHEEMAAQYESLKQHIDDTRRKLERLWQCLETDPAIVKKFEKLTSYTQTTFDKLFAEHDRCETLRRENMKSFVERTRLEIVEWWDRCMKSEDERARFTTFHWQDYSEDMLKLHELELDSLKQFYGENEQIFQMVLQRQEMWDRMQALENKSNDPTRYNNRGGKLLEEEKERRRISSQLPKIEAKLLEVCRQYEEEHGRKFTVYGTPVQELIEQQWKQREESKHQISSARKKANGVLGVSTVGRTPNRVGDSMVKCSSIMSSNRSRLVTGGGSALKASLTPLVTASATKSGPWLKRKLATPTNSKVHAKRSLLRELNSPAAGVNRTETAKLSLAKVAPGKVPVIKVYDSKAGGSVAQKRRSRRKSQGKRRSASVAKIPSVIISSAEGTILQESVCYEKIENFFDNNVPNRSSVVPEKQRTRRITRLHQQRMVEPIKPLPSDTSLMEGEENVEPMPQLAPMLPPKPMSFSHSPAAAAAAGSSSMLARSPGVANSTSIGNTTRGGSRRLKPAAKNCPIIF is encoded by the exons ATGGAGTCATCCTCAACTGCCATGGATGACGATCCATT ccTAACGATACACCGCCAGATGCAGACCATCTGTACAGCTGGGTTCAATCGTATGCGCGATCTGTGGGACGAAATGTTTGATACGAACTTGTGTTTGGCCTATGCCGAGCGGCTGCCGGACCACATGACGGCGTTCTTCGAGGAGGTGTATCAAGAGAGCAACCAGCGCCGGGAGCGCTTCGTGGAAGAAATAGCCGAGCTGAAGCAGGAGGCGTTGGATTTGCAGCGCTTGTTGGGCGAACAGCAGCAGGGTTTGCCGGCGGGCATCGAATCCCGCCCGCTGTTCGACCAGCGTGCCGCACTGGACGCTAGCCTCGAACAGATGCGGCAAAAGCTCAgccagcggcacgaaataattGATGAGTATTTGCTCGAGATGGAAACACTGTGTGAAG AGCTCAGCGAAGAACCACAGACACTGTCGAAGGACCCACTGCCAACGGAGCGCGAACTGGTCGAGTTCCGCTCCTACCTGGACCATCTGATTGCGGAAAAGATGCAGCGCCAGGAGGACATTGGCAATCTGCGGCGAGAAATAAAGAAGCTGATGAGCTGCTTGGAAACGGTCCCCATCACGGAGGAGCAACAGCGGCTGCTGAACGCGCGCAAGTTTCCACCGACGCGCGAAAACATGCACGGGCTGCGCATGCTGCACGAGGAAATGGCGGCGCAGTACGAAAGCTTGAAGCAGCACATCGACGATACGCGCCGAAAGCTGGAGCGGCTGTGGCAGTGCCTCGAAACCGATCCGGCCATCGTGAAGAAGTTCGAAAAGCTAACCTCCTACACGCAGACCACCTTCGACAAGCTGTTCGCCGAGCACGACCGGTGCGAAACGTTACGGCGGGAAAACATGAAATCGTTCGTGGAGCGCACCCGGCTCGAAATCGTCGAATGGTGGGACCGGTGCATGAAGTCGGAGGACGAGCGTGCCCGGTTCACCACGTTCCACTGGCAGGATTACAGCGAGGACATGCTGAAGCTGCACGAGCTCGAGCTGGACAGTTTGAAGCAGTTTTATGGCGAAAATGAACAGATCTTCCAGATGGTGCTGCAGCGGCAGGAGATGTGGGACCGGATGCAGGCGCTCGAGAATAAATCGAACGACCCGACGCGCTACAACAACCGGGGCGGCAAGCTGCtggaggaggaaaaggagcGGCGACGCATCAGCAGCCAGCTGCCGAAAATTGAGGCCAAGCTGCTGGAGGTGTGCAGGCAGTACGAGGAGGAGCATGGGCGTAAGTTCACCGTGTACGGTACGCCGGTGCAGGAGCTGATCGAGCAGCAGTGGAAGCAGCGGGAGGAGAGCAAACATCAAATATCGAGCGCACGGAAAAAGGCGAACGGCGTGCTGGGTGTGTCGACGGTCGGGCGCACCCCGAACCGGGTCGGCGATTCGATGGTTAAATGCTCCTCCATCATGAGCAGCAATCGGTCGCGGCTAGTGACCGGCGGTGGTTCGGCGCTAAAAGCATCGCTGACACCGTTGGTGACGGCCTCGGCTACAAAATCAGGGCCCTGGCTGAAGCGCAAGCTGGCCACACCGACCAACAGCAAGGTGCACGCGAAACGCTCGCTGCTGCGGGAGCTAAACAGTCCGGCTGCGGGCGTGAATCGAACCGAGACGGCGAAGCTTAGCCTCGCGAAGGTTGCCCCCGGGAAGGTGCCGGTCATCAAGGTGTACGATAGCAAGGCGGGTGGTTCGGTTGCACAGAAGCGG cGATCACGTCGGAAGTCGCAGGGCAAACGGCGTAGCGCTTCGGTCGCGAAGATCCCGTCCGTGATCATCAGCTCGGCGGAGGGCACCATTCTGCAGGAATCGGTTTGTTACGAGAAGATTGAG AACTTCTTCGATAATAATGTCCCCAACCGGTCATCGGTGGTGCCGGAAAAGCAAAGAACGCGTCGCATCACACGCCTGCACCAGCAACGGATGGTGGAACCTATCAAACCGCTGCCGTCCGATACCAGCTTGATGGAGGGGGAAGAAAACGTTGAGCCAATGCCACAGCTGGCCCCCATGCTGCCACCGAAACCGATGAGCTTCTCGCACTCacctgccgctgctgctgctgctgggtcaTCGAGCATGCTGGCACGATCGCCCGGCGTGGCCAATTCAACCTCGATCGGCAATACTACGCGGGGTGGCTCCAGGCGACTGAAGCCGGCCGCTAAAAACTGTCCCATTATCTTCTAA